In the genome of Phalacrocorax aristotelis chromosome 22, bGulAri2.1, whole genome shotgun sequence, one region contains:
- the LOC142067574 gene encoding neurogranin isoform X2, which produces MDCCNEGACTKLDEDILDIPLDDPDANAAAAKIQASFRGHMTRKKIKGGEIDRKTKDAECANSTRGGDLRNGD; this is translated from the exons ATGGACTGCTGCAAT gagggagcctGCACGAAGCTGGACGAGGACATCCTGGACATCCCCTTGGACGATCCCGACGCCAACGCGGCAGCTGCCAAGATCCAGGCTAGTTTCCGCGGCCATATGACCCGCAAGAAGATCAAAGGGGGTGAGATCGATCGGAAAACCAAGGACGCCGAGTGCGCCAACAGCACCCGCGGCGGCGACCTCCGCAACGGCGACTAG
- the ESAM gene encoding endothelial cell-selective adhesion molecule isoform X1 has protein sequence MGALPRTALALAALLGVSSAMLEVHVGMGSVFSVEGQQVVLPAWYTSRSQKKPYVTWLLDKEDADPFQILTYLDGVVKVEETELKPRVGFLYPVLTHNISVLINATRERDSGQYMCTVNVVDDDTSTGKNIGVINLTVLVPPAAPSCQLHGNPVVGANVTLSCASAKGKPSPAYQWHRTAPALQVFFPPAQDRARGTLKLTNLTLDMSGLYVCVAENRAGSAECSIVLEVHSTSTKAVIAGAVLGSLGALAIVVFFAQRVVGYRRKKRDSQEEAANEIKEDAVAPKTPSWARSPASDTISKTSTLSSIGGTREKPYRARPPSDTASILTTTGSYRGPPPRAGGRTPSLSPPAINGGPRCCQDPAAPPGSLPPSSLARAGAVPVMVPAQSRAGSLV, from the exons ATGGGCGCGCTCCCGCGGACCGCGCTGGCGCTGGCTGCGCTGCTGG GTGTCTCCTCAGCCATGCTAGAGGTGCATGTGGGGATGGGCTCGGTCTTCTCTGTGGAGGGACAGCAAGTGGTGCTGCCGGCTTGGTACACCAGCCGCTCCCAGAAGAAGCCCTACGTCACCTGGCTGCTGGATAAGGAAGATGCTGACCCCTTCCAG ATCCTGACCTACCTGGACGGGGTGGTGAAGGTAGAGGAGACGGAGCTGAAGCCCCGCGTGGGGTTCCTGTACCCTGTCCTCACCCACAACATCTCGGTGCTCATCAACGCCACACGGGAGCGCGACTCCGGTCAGTACATGTGCACCGTTAACGTGGTGGACGACGACACCAGCACAGGCAAGAACATCGGTGTCATCAACCTCACTGTCCTGG TgccgccggccgccccctccTGCCAGCTGCACGGCAACCCCGTCGTGGGAGCCAACGTGACGCTGAGCTGCGCCTCCGCCAAGGGGAAGCCCTCGCCCGCGTACCAGTGGCACCGCACAGCCCCCGCCCTGCAGGTCTTcttcccccctgcccagg ACCGGGCCAGGGGCACCCTCAAACTGACCAACCTCACCCTGGACATGTCGGGTCTCTACGTCTGCGTAGCCGAAAACCGAGCAGGTTCGGCCGAGTGCAGCATTGTCCTGGAGGTGCACTCAA CTAGCACCAAAGCCGTCATCGCTGGCGCCGTGCTGGGCTCCCTGGGTGCCCTCGCCATAGTCGTCTTCTTCGCCCAGCGGGTCGTTGGCTACCGGAGGAAGAAACGTGACAGCCAGGAGGAGGCAGCCAATGAGATCAA GGAAGACGCCGTGGCCCCCAAAACCCCGTCGTGGGCGAGGAGCCCCGCTTCGGACACCATCTCCAAAACCAGCACCTTGTCCTCCATCGGCGGCACCCGGGAGAAACCGTACAGGGCCAGACCCCCTTCCGACACCGCCTCCATCCTCACCACTACCGGCAGCTACCGGGGACCCCCGCCGCGAGCAGGGGGACGCACACCCAGCCTCTCACCCCCCGCTATTAACGGGGGCCCCCGGTGCTGCCAGGATCCAGCCGCCCCCCCAGGGTCGTTGCCCCCCTCCAGCTTGGCACGGGCGGGCGCCGTCCCCGTCATGGTGCCGGCGCAGAGCCGAGCCGGCTCCTTGGTGTGA
- the ESAM gene encoding endothelial cell-selective adhesion molecule isoform X2 encodes MLEVHVGMGSVFSVEGQQVVLPAWYTSRSQKKPYVTWLLDKEDADPFQILTYLDGVVKVEETELKPRVGFLYPVLTHNISVLINATRERDSGQYMCTVNVVDDDTSTGKNIGVINLTVLVPPAAPSCQLHGNPVVGANVTLSCASAKGKPSPAYQWHRTAPALQVFFPPAQDRARGTLKLTNLTLDMSGLYVCVAENRAGSAECSIVLEVHSTSTKAVIAGAVLGSLGALAIVVFFAQRVVGYRRKKRDSQEEAANEIKEDAVAPKTPSWARSPASDTISKTSTLSSIGGTREKPYRARPPSDTASILTTTGSYRGPPPRAGGRTPSLSPPAINGGPRCCQDPAAPPGSLPPSSLARAGAVPVMVPAQSRAGSLV; translated from the exons ATGCTAGAGGTGCATGTGGGGATGGGCTCGGTCTTCTCTGTGGAGGGACAGCAAGTGGTGCTGCCGGCTTGGTACACCAGCCGCTCCCAGAAGAAGCCCTACGTCACCTGGCTGCTGGATAAGGAAGATGCTGACCCCTTCCAG ATCCTGACCTACCTGGACGGGGTGGTGAAGGTAGAGGAGACGGAGCTGAAGCCCCGCGTGGGGTTCCTGTACCCTGTCCTCACCCACAACATCTCGGTGCTCATCAACGCCACACGGGAGCGCGACTCCGGTCAGTACATGTGCACCGTTAACGTGGTGGACGACGACACCAGCACAGGCAAGAACATCGGTGTCATCAACCTCACTGTCCTGG TgccgccggccgccccctccTGCCAGCTGCACGGCAACCCCGTCGTGGGAGCCAACGTGACGCTGAGCTGCGCCTCCGCCAAGGGGAAGCCCTCGCCCGCGTACCAGTGGCACCGCACAGCCCCCGCCCTGCAGGTCTTcttcccccctgcccagg ACCGGGCCAGGGGCACCCTCAAACTGACCAACCTCACCCTGGACATGTCGGGTCTCTACGTCTGCGTAGCCGAAAACCGAGCAGGTTCGGCCGAGTGCAGCATTGTCCTGGAGGTGCACTCAA CTAGCACCAAAGCCGTCATCGCTGGCGCCGTGCTGGGCTCCCTGGGTGCCCTCGCCATAGTCGTCTTCTTCGCCCAGCGGGTCGTTGGCTACCGGAGGAAGAAACGTGACAGCCAGGAGGAGGCAGCCAATGAGATCAA GGAAGACGCCGTGGCCCCCAAAACCCCGTCGTGGGCGAGGAGCCCCGCTTCGGACACCATCTCCAAAACCAGCACCTTGTCCTCCATCGGCGGCACCCGGGAGAAACCGTACAGGGCCAGACCCCCTTCCGACACCGCCTCCATCCTCACCACTACCGGCAGCTACCGGGGACCCCCGCCGCGAGCAGGGGGACGCACACCCAGCCTCTCACCCCCCGCTATTAACGGGGGCCCCCGGTGCTGCCAGGATCCAGCCGCCCCCCCAGGGTCGTTGCCCCCCTCCAGCTTGGCACGGGCGGGCGCCGTCCCCGTCATGGTGCCGGCGCAGAGCCGAGCCGGCTCCTTGGTGTGA
- the MSANTD2 gene encoding myb/SANT-like DNA-binding domain-containing protein 2 isoform X2, whose amino-acid sequence MEEYSQEDWGNHSQDLHCYQTGEQELDEMPPTKRTLKIKQESSEDTQKRDVMQNIMQILESVQLKWELFQSWTDFSRLHLSNKLAIFGIGYNTRWKEDIRYHYAEISSQVPLGKRLREYFNSEKPEGRVIMTRVQKMNWKNVYYKFLEITISEARCLELHMEIDWIPIAHSKPTGGNIVQYLLPGGIPKSPGLYAIGYEECHEKPPSPLAEHRGPDPGNETAGELEVPSPQASLRVDMESARIIYCYLGIAEVRTLQQCLFLHFQANTKTFSKDWVGINAFLSQNCVVEPGVSPKSIYIKFVEVERDFLSAGSLVECLEKAIGYPLKFNN is encoded by the exons ATGGAGGAGTATTCGCAGGAGGACTGGGGAAACCACAGTCAGGATCTTCATTGCTACCAGACCGGTGAACAGGAATTGG ATGAAATGCCTCCCacaaaaagaacattaaagATAAAACAGGAATCTTCAGAAGACACGCA GAAGCGCGACGTCATGCAGAACATCATGCAAATCTTGGAGTCGGTCCAGTTGAAGTGGGAGCTGTTCCAGAGCTGGACGGACTTCTCCAGGCTACATCTTTCTAACAAACTGGCCATTTTCGGCATCGGTTACAACACCCGCTGGAAGGAGGATATTCGTTACCACTACGCGGAGATCAGCTCGCAGGTACCCCTCGGCAAGCGGCTCCGGGAATATTTCAACTCGGAAAAACCGGAGGGTCGGGTTATCATGACCAGAGTGCAGAAAATGAACTGGAAAAACGTTTATTACAAATTCCTGGAGATCACCATCAGCGAAGCCAGGTGCCTCGAGCTGCACATGGAGATCGACTGGATACCCATCGCCCACTCCAAACCCACCGGGGGAAACATTGTTCAGTATTTATTACCGGGAGGGATCCCCAAAAGCCCCGGCTTGTACGCCATCGGTTACGAAGAGTGCCACGAGAAACCCCCCTCCCCTCTGGCTGAGCACCGGGGGCCCGATCCTGGCAATGAGACTGCGGGGGAGCTGGAGGTCCCTTCGCCGCAAGCCTCCCTCCGGGTGGATATGGAATCCGCCCGGATTATCTACTGTTACCTCGGCATCGCCGAGGTCCGGACTCTCCAGCAGTGCCTGTTTTTACACTTTCAGGCAAACACCAAAACCTTCAGCAAAGATTGGGTTGGGATCAACGCCTTTTTATCTCAGAACTGCGTCGTAGAGCCCGGCGTGTCGCCCAAATCCATCTACATCAAATTTGTGGAGGTGGAGAGGGATTTTCTTTCCGCTGGCTCTTTGGTAGAGTGCCTGGAAAAAGCCATCGGATACCCCTTAAAATTTAACAACTGA